From the Trifolium pratense cultivar HEN17-A07 linkage group LG4, ARS_RC_1.1, whole genome shotgun sequence genome, the window catcaatttttttttaataatttttttttataatgtttgtttaagtttattaatttattcaaTTGAGTTGTGTTAATTATTTGCTATGTTGAATCTATGaatgaaaaataagaattttattGCTTATGAATTAAGATTTGTGGAATCTAAAAGCATGTGTAATGTGATAGCTTTTTCAGTTCCGAAAATGGACAAATTATTGGTCAAGTCAAACAATATGCATTGCAATCTGCAGAGATATATGcagtttcttttttattttatataaatataaatatatataattcaatttaattactagtagaattattttaatttcatacttcttttaataaaaaaataaaatatactttAACTTTAGACCCAATAGATTGATACATTCAAATTTAACTCaatagattcattaaaaaaaaaacttaatatatggaatttttttaataaatcaaaCTTAACTCATTTTATTATTCAACGAAATTTTGATACAAAGAGAAATAAAACACGATAACTAGCGTATAAAATAATCGGCTTTACGTAATTATGAGTAACCATATTTATTTATCGCTTAACAAATTTAaccttaaaatttaattattttttgaacaatttattttgagatttgaattaagttttgtttttaagatGCTTTAATTTGAAGTATCCTAGAAAAAAACAGTTCCTTAAAATCGGCTACTTTTACGTGGGTCATTTTCTAAACTAAATGTGTGTCCCTTTCACAAAAAGGGTAAATGTattttcttgtttgatttgattatattgaaaatgaaaaggcTTTGAATTTTGATGTTTCCCTTTCTTGGCATGAAAAATCCTTTTTTGACTAAACTTTTTAATTATTCTAGCTATATACATGTATCTATCTATCTAGTCCTAAAGATCCATGGCATgtcttttttcaattctttctaaaaacatatacatggtagcttttaagttttttttcagAAGGATTGTTTTCTTAAATAACACAAGGAGGGAACACATGAATAGTGATTTATGTCTCAATACTATAGTGTCCTTGCAAAGCATatactatttttatatatagttagatctttgaattattttataagtACAATTTTTGGTCCAGCTATAGATTCTGTCTGGTTGCATAGTTGGCGAccacattattttttataattggaagtttatattattttcaaattttcacttAAACCTCAAATACtggacaaattttttattattttatgagtttaattttttttattctaaaaaCTTTTACACTGTCATTTCATGTGTCAAATTATAAGTTGTTGAAATTAAACAATTAGGATTAATTGATACTCtaatatgaaaataatataaaaaaataattagttattcaatgaatcttaaaaaaaataatctttgcatatatatatatatatatatatatatatatatataagactgACAATTAAGTATAAAAATTAACTCTTATTATACTACTTCCttcgtcccaatttgattgacacagttgactgtttcacgcatgccgatgcataactttgacgattaatatttttaattgtataatagtaaaaattataaaaatttgatatttcgaaaatattcatcgagacgaatcaaacaacatcttatttgctaatatttatttttgtttattagtagaaaaataaggtcaaagcaacatgtgtgaatagtgcacaacagtcaactgtgtcaatcaaattgatACGGAGAAAATATTTATTAGAACTCCCGCTGTCTTAATTTTAACTCTTCTAAAAatggaaccaaacatacacatattTGGAGAATGGATCCTCTCAAATTGTAAAAAACAATCGAGAGAATAAATATGAAATCTAGATCacttaaattataaaaatgaatagATTGGAATTTGAAATAAACGAGAGAAATTGTTTAAAGAATAAATGGAAAGTGTGAATTTTGCgacaaatatatatagatatactTTTAAAGTggatattttttatgaattggcaaataatattttattaattttttaatctatCAAACTTATTCACATTATAcatatattcaaataaaatgtgtacCATAACATTCACCATTCACCTAATAATAATGGCATACAAATATACAATGGTCAAGAGGCAGGCAGCATATGTATAAATGCCAAAAGTCACATGCAGTTCAATTCTTGCGATGAATACCCCATTCCTTTTGTATCTATCTGAGATGTTCCCTCTCATTGGTCTCTTAcccaataaattaaataaattagtagtagtagtaattaaATACTAGTAGCTAGCGTGATATTATTAAATCTTGTAAATGTTATGACATATACTACACACATTTTGTATAGTGATGACATATTTGGTCACCTTACATAAAATTCATTGGGTATTGGCATTTTGCTAACAAGGGTCTCACACTAGTTAAAGAatctaaatgaaaaaaaaaagagttaactTTAcatttagggtttagggttgcATTTAGttatttacatataaataaatCGAGTATTTATTAGTATTTGtggaattgattttgtttttaaatttaggatcatgttttttttattacaaattttttttttttggtcaagtagcctaatggctagaaatttcacccttaatgtggataagtgggatgaccggagttcgaatctcagcccctgcatatataatgcgatgtcttgtcaattgagctaagttcacgAGACTTTGGTTACAAATTTAGGATCATGTGAAACAGTGTTTTTGGGTAAtagttaacaaaaataaaaatgaaaagaaaacacaagttttaaatagaaaagattttttaaaaatatttcaagatATTAAATGcattacttttaaaattatattatcatttttgtttccttGAATATGGCATGGGAGAtgttgtttaacattttccttaaatttattataatttgaaGGTAAATTTGGGTTTTTATATGAAGTTAATTTTtggatttatattttttgttaaattctttcataaaagaaaaattattcgACTCATTTTTATATTGATTATACAAACATAAATAATGTTCTCTTCAACCCACTTTAGCTAAATTGTTCAACTCATCGTTTAGATTAGGGGAGATGTAGCATGttacttttttaaaagtaatttaaaaGGATGATAATATTTTGTAGGATAAATATTTTAAGCACACCTAAttgaaaatataagattattttgTTACTCGTCTATCCTAAAATAATGATGATTTAGGTTGACTATACACACTATTACatgtattttgttttgataattgataatatttttttactaataaataagaGCCATATTAACTAGTGTCCTTTGTGCAATAGTTAAgaacatagaagaaaaaattttttttatattgaaattaacattttttatacttttaagaGTTTCATTAAAcaaattccaaaataaaaatacattttagcatataagttattatttattcgataaatatttttaaaatatctttaaattatatatcaagtttttataattttatttttggtagaaatttttactttttatagaAACTATAttgaacttttttaaaaaaattattgaacttTGTTACTCGTCTATAGAacttcttataatttttttgttaaaaaaaattattgaacttttttgttaaaaaataactttttataatttttaaaaaaattattgaattttgtTACTCGTCTAttgaactttttataatttttaaaatatttttttggtagaattttttactttttatattgaatttttttggcagaactttttataatttttatatttaaaattattaatgatcaaaattattttattacttgtGTGAAATAGTCAATTGAGTCATTGTGGGAGGaaacatttttcaaattgaagttatatcatcatttttacttttcacttTTTGATCAAGTGATAAAAAGATGGTTTAATTAATTGTGGGTGGAACATAACATGACTGGATATTTGTCTTTTGGCTTTGTTGGagaggtgtgtgtgtgtgttgtttGTAGCACTGGATAGATTCGTTTGTTGGAAGAAGACAGAGCCTTGACCAACCCTTTATTGGAAATGAAAGTGAAATATATGTGGGGAACCACACACTACACTTACTTACACTACCCTATAGTACTAGCTAGTTTATACAgcttttactaattaattaatttttcatttcattttcataCACACACGCCTACATCTATTATATACATACATGAACAGCAACTAAGATTTTGACTTGTTTCGTTATCTTACTCATAAGCTATGGAGTATGGAGTATGGACCACACCTAtcaatttctctcttctttacATTCACCTTTCTTAAAATGTGAAAATTTAAATGGATTTAATTCTACGCTATAAAATACACATAGTATAAGATGAGAATGATTTATAGTATTTGATGAGTTTTattctactccctccgtcccaaaaagaatgacccagttgaccgaaacacgcatgccaatgcataactttggcgactaatatctttaattgtataatagtaaaaattataaaaaattgatattttgaaaatactcatcgagacgaatctaacaacatcttatatgttaatatttatttttatttattagtagaaaaatatggtcaaaacaatatatatgaatagtgcatatattcaaaatgggtcattctttttgggacggagggagtacctcTTTATAATTTGGAGTTATTTATTCATCAAACTTATGAGAATAAGTCCATAAGTAAATTTGTATATGGTACTAACAACTAACTTgtaattaacttttattttacatAAATATAGTTTGTTCTCATTAATTTATGGTAAATACTCATAAATTATGAAGggatagtttaaaaaaaaaaaacatttatatttatatgtacTAACATATCTTTTAGATATTCTTTTTATCTAATGTGAAACTCTAAAAACttttacctatatatagatgTATTTTCGATCACATTAGAGTACCATAGAAGTATCACGGTTCGATCTCTCGTAACTGCGATTAGGAGGAGGTCGAAATCACTTAATGACAGAAATGACCTCTAAACCAGATTAAATGGTCTAGTTGGCTGGATACTagtggtaaaaataaaaaatacttagAATATCTCCCTCCATATCTTATGATTCCGACCCGGCATCTATCAGTCTTTTTTTATGCAATATACCTACCCATCAATCTATGGAAGAATGTTATTATACTTTATATACACACTGGAATAGTATATACACTTGTTCCAACTTCAATTTTATCTGTCCCAATCAAACTTTCCATCTGAATGGGAACACACAATGACAATAGTATCTAGGATCTCATCATCACCTTCAACAGTCAATTATCTAATTTCAAACAAGATACTACTGActactatttcatttttttatcctttttttttaaagtatttcATTTTGTTTCGTATGCCTATGCATCTATAAATCTTAGCTAAATGTTGAAATTGTTTGGTTAGACGTCATAACTGGGGGTTCGAACTCCAATCTCTTCATTTTGAGTGTTGTGTTTCTAATAACTTATTATTTCGTTCatctaaaaaaatgcatatataaacatttttttaataaatactatACATAGctaaagagaaataaataattcTAGGAAACTTGCTTCATAGTTATGGGTTTTGATGTTTTTATATGGTTGGAAAAATGCATGCAGGTTTGTTCTACATGGAGAGAAGTGTCACGCTCGGATCTACTGTGGCAGAGACTCACAAGACGCATCTGGCGCAGAACATATAGATTGAGGGACACGTGGCAACTTGAGTACATCTACTGGCATCGAACGGCCAGGAACTTCACAACAGGTAGACACGCTTTAGTGGTCCCACAATATGATCCAGGAGACCACCACCAAGCTCTCATTTGCCGCTGCCTCACTCTCTCCGACACCCACCTTGCCTGTGGCTTCGTCGACGGTACTGTTCGACTCTTCAATCTCAACACCGGTGCACACATCACTACTTTTTGGTCCAATCACGGTCACTTATTCGGCCCATTTTCACAATCTATTTCCGGAATTGtaattacaaactctagtcTCGTTTTTGCAAGACTAGATGGTGATATTTACATGTCATTGATCAATGGGCCCAGACCTATACCCGGGCCCATTCCAGCACGAAGAGCAATTATTGGTGATGTAGTTAATAACGGAGTATTAGTAGAATTTGCGGGATGTAACCGATTTTGGATTGGTTTATTCGCGGGCCATGCAGGCGGAGCATTTCAAATATGGGACGCCCAAACGGAACAACGTATATTCGTTGGTGGTTCATTAACCGACCCGGAATCAGTTCAAGGATGGCATATGTTAACAGAATTAGTTGAACCAGTCGGTCGAGTCAGAGTAACAGAAAGAGAATTTGTAGTAGCATGTACAACATCAAGATTGGTTTGTTTCAACTTAAGAAATCCAGAGATTCTATTACGTGACATGGGATCCACAACAGGTTTCATGGTAAGTTCATTAGACATTAGCCATGAAGTTTTTGTTGTGGTTGAAAGAAATGGTGTTGGAACGGTTAGGCGCGTGGGAAATTTTGAGCGCGTGAGTAGGTTTCGGTTAAGAGGTTCATGGTTAAGGGGTTTATTAGTGTGCATGAATTTAGGGTATGTTATAACATATTCAAGTGGGTCTGGTTTGTTGAGAGTATGGGACATACATGAACCTACGGCAAGGTTGTGTATTACAATTGCGGTTAGAGATGATGGTGGAGAACAAGGACATGTTCATGGTAATAGTATGGTCGCTAATCAAACTCATGTTGCAATTTCATCTAATGATTCTTCCATACATTTATTGGATTTTAGTGTACAGtagaaatatttatttatctcattatatattatatattattatgattgTTAGAAGAGGAGGGAGGATTAATACCCTCACATTCATtcaaatttgaaattccttTTCACAAAAATCACATCTATTGTTGTCATTTTACCGCAAGGGAATTGGATTTACTATGGTAGTTGATTAGGGATCAGAAACAGTTCAAATTATACATAAGTTTTAATATAGTTAATAATTTGGTTCGGGTACTTGGAGTATGTTTCTCTCAatgtctcattttttttatgagccTCAAAGATCTTATGTTTGATTCTCTCCAGTGTCAATCTCGATGGGTCAGTGCatataaagaaaagaagaaaaaaaactctaaCTTTATATGGACCCCGCAAGTGGGCAATGTGATTGTTTCCACATATTAATTGGTTTGGGCTGGAGCTCGAATTCTCTGATCATCCCACTTATTCAATCTAAAAGTGGAAATTTGTTTATAGTTAAAGcgaaaaagaatatattttatcaatatGACCTAATTTGAACCATGTTCATATTGTCAAATAACttattatcccaaaaccttaaggttttaggatagagccatatcaatggttttatattatttctaacacgccccctcacgcaagagcccacttgggcttgaagtgtggataatgcataggctcATCTACGATaggcttaaattccacttttttaattagaaagtgaggggagtggggatcgaactctagaccacttagtcatagaggttCTGATActatgtcaaataaccgattatcctaAAACCTAACTTTAAGAttttaggatagagccatatcaatggttttatattatttctaacgcatattaaaattttccgttaatcagttttttttttgttgagtgtGCTTGAGACTTTTAGAAATAAGCAAGGCCCATGACCGTTCTTTCTCACGTGTTTCTTgggaatgaaataaaaaaatggttatctaAGCATGCTTTGAAACCTCCCTTTAGTCCTTTACACAGTTTTTGTATTCTCACACGTGCATGTAAGAAGTGATGGGTCATTGAGACTTTACAAATTTCAAATTATGGTGTAGTACTCTAACTCAAATAATTTGGTTGGATTATTATTGCCAATTTTGGAAAGAATGAAATGTTGTTGCAGGTTTTTTTTCCATAAAACTTCGTCGGCAGAAGCACTCATCGATAAGGTGAAATGTGTATCATGGTGATGAATAAAATTTAGGAagaaaagttttgttttttatgtgaATATATGTGGTGATCTTATCCGTTGACTTGTTTGGAGGTTCGACTTAGTTAAACAAATTTATGTAATTTTGTAAATTCTATtctaaatattttgtaaattttattttgttagacACATCTTAAACTTAattctatttatatatttcgTTTGGTTTATAATGTTGGTaatgaggatcgaacctaggacctcatgcatactacccaaatctctcaccactagatcaaacctagtggcttatttatatatttcgtttgatttcttaaaaaaatactacaagGTTATATACTCCAAGACTTTTTTCTTGCATAAAGAATATCAGGCACATATCCtctcaagtgtgagttgagtctcACTTCAGATGAAATAGTGAATATTTAATGATTTATAAGTGAAATGACTCATAAACCCAACACCTTAAGATTTTGAGTTAAAATGTAGTGTCGAGCTCACGCGTGAAGTTGTTCAAGACCCGATATGATGATCTCTCAGTCAACATCTGCTGATATTGAATTGAATGTTCAAGATGAGATGAGCTTTTGTAAAGTGTGAATCAAATGTCGAGATTGAAAGACTATTGATTATTGAGTTAAAATGtggagaaatttattttttaattcattgtaAATCAATTATCCAttcatatattaaaaacattagCCTGTATTTTGTACTCGTAgcattcttatatttttaatttttagaattGAATAGAGTCTAATTCAACCctatttataaatcaattttggTGAGTGTGAGACTTCTTAGTACACACTCTCGTGCCGAGTGTTATTGTGATTGGAGCGTGGATTTAAATGATGGATTGCCCAATAAAAAATCTGATAGCAGGTGGCATAACGGATCATGGAACAAACTTTGATACCATTTTAGAATTGAATATTTGACTTAACTAAACTCTACAAAACATACTTATAAGGTCAAGATTAcgtctactttataaacatatagCGATCTCTCAACAAAtttgagacttcttaacatacATGAATACAATTTTTTAACTAATACTCTTTAATTTgtgtcagaaaaaaaaaactaatattccttaattaatattatattgatCATTTCCAATTCTATTActatatgataaaaatatttttctattataataaatatttcctcctatttatatatttttaactatatttttcattcattcaatatTGTAGTAAGTACTAGTACTAGCTACTcattttttgggtacaataaTGTGAGTACATTTATTGGAGAAGTtagtatttatatatttattgcaTCGTCATCATGATCACGTATGAAAAAGTACACCCATGTCCTGGTTTCATTCTTAAACATGTTGGACATAACATTGTTCTTATTAATTCATGACAAATACTGTTCACTACGTATGTAAGAGGACACTGCATTTTTAAAGTAGATACTAGTAcattttttggtattttttttgttactatcaATTAATTACAGTAttgtctctcttttttttttttacgaaaaattACAGTATTGTCTTTGATCAATACAATGTGTATGTTTGATTTTACTCTTGGGGAGTGAAAATTGTATCCGAATCGTCTCCAGTTATTTCTTTCACGTTGTTCATATGTTGTTTATTCTGTTCTTATTTCAACCATTCATTCGTTTGTTTATCTCTTTTTTgcactattttttgtttttattatggATCAAAACTCGTTGGATTAATAAAATGAGAGAGAACTGAACACAAAATGTACTAGAAAATCCaattatgtgaaaattgtttaTGGTTGtctaaaatttgattttggtatATTTAAATGTGTTAAGTCTGATCTAGCCTAGCTAATTTGGAGTACGGTATAAATTATCCTAGGAGGCTGTTACTTTGACCAACTAAACTATAGAATAAATATTTTGgatggaacaatttttttaatgcttTATTTATCACACAGTGGAATTTTGAATTATTACGACATTCTTTTCCAATCaaagttaacacaaaaaataattaggtAAAATATTAACATGTGTTTTAAGATGGGGTAATGCTAAATAGTGTGGACGAGACATTAGTTAAACATATTactaagaaaattttattttgaaattcctacatctaatatttaaaaaatattaaaagttatctttttaaaattaatattgtcattaatttccttttttcatatgcttaacaagtgtttCGAGGTACTATTTAACATTAAGATATACTCCGatacttattataaaaaaaaatttactttttaattttataaaatatttgatgtatttgatttatCTATAGATATCTGATTTATCTATAGATAAATCAGAGACATCAAACTCATGCACAattgttactccctccgtccaattttataagaattattttgactaaatgacaCTGTTTATTTATCTTGCTTTAaccttatttttctaataatatatagatataaatattaacatataaaatcttgatttgttttgatgagtattttcaaaatatcaggtttttataatttttactaatacaaAATTAGAGATGTTAGTAATCAAAATCGTGTGTTGGCATACGTGCATTAGTTAAACTAactcttataatttggaacgaagtgagtattaaaaaaatactagatGACGCAAGTCTCGTATGGCTTAATTAAGTTCCTAGATTCAGTTTTTGGTTTGGACAAACACCAATATtaaaactcttaaaaaaaatattgtcactcaTTGAAATTCTAAAAGAATAGAGAGAATAGTATCTACAATTGCGCCAATAGAATACCAGTTATGATGAAAGATatcaagagaagaagaaagggTAAAGACAAGAAGTTCTTTATTGGGTAGTTTcttaaatgtaaaataaatagAGAGAATAAATGAAGTACAAAGAGAGGTAAAACATTACTACATTACATAGACACAATGTAGTACTACTAGTACTGCTCTCTAGTCCCTAGTCTCTCCTGCTTCTATGCTTCACATTACTTTTCTTCTCTGCTTGTCTGTCTTTCTGTCTTTGCTAGCTTCTTCTCATGATGTTATCTCTGCTACACCATACCATACCATATAGCTATAAAGCTACTATCTGCTCCTACTTACTGATGCATATATATTGCTTCAATAAATACATAACATAGCTATATACCTATTTATAGCTAGATATAGCCCTGTTTAATTTCTGATCATATAGTAGTATTATATTATCATTGTGATTATTTAATACTTGCTTTCTTTGCTTGCTGGCTTTGGCTGCATCTTCGATGTAGTAGTAGTAATTACTGTATGTTttgttcaaagttcaaactactatagcttttaCTATACATAATGCGCATGGCTTGGATTATTGATTGAGAATGGAATATAAATTCTGATTTCTGACTATTATTATACCTTTCCAACTTTATCATTtcaatatcaaataaaattgcGTCTTCATGTCAACAAACTTCTGTTTGCTCAATGACTTGACCATTACTTAacatagaaatttaacatttaataatacaaaaaatttaatacttgaaaaagttaaaatatacaaattttaaaggataatttctatttttaattccTTAACATATGTCATAtggacacatgttaacatttttcttagtTTAATTACCACccttattataaataaaatcattttttaaaaatttaattgttcTTCGAAAAGATTTAGATTGTCTCCGACTATTTTTGTGCGCCTTCTCTCATTGTTTTTTATCCAATTaatcgtgattttttttttttatcagcaaTCCAATGGTGGATTAAACCATAAAGTAAAAAAAGTAACACAAATGAGAGAATGACCGAGATTAAAACAGGATGACAAAGAATGAACAGTAGATGATCTAAATCCCCTTCAATAGTAGTACTACTAATTTCAcatgaattaatatttttttttgtgttaatccTTCATTTTTAGAGTATACTGCATCCTAATAATCTAGAGTTTGATTGTAAAGTAGATAAAGTCTGATtaaaaattattctattttaagagttgaatttaaattttttcaaacgATTTATCGTTTGATGAAATCATTAATCATttgagtcaatttttttttaataaaaatactcTATTTAATTTAACAAATGTCAtctctctttgttttttttaaagaaaatgtcatatcgcttcttcttttttatagTAAATTCCATATCTCGTgctttattagttttttaatttacttttttactatttaagtagcggatgtgtaAAGAATGGtgttttctctcaattttctcatttttaaaatgtttgttacttatttatttatttttttggtgaagaaATGTTTATTACTTAACTAGCGGACAAAAAtggtattttgataatatttttgaaaaacaaattcaCTCTCTTCTTTTatcgcttataaaaaaaaaaaactctcttcttttatcattataataattaattcgAATTCGACACCTTGTAATTTATAACACTCACACTCTACGCACCAACCATGTGTGttgtatatactatatagtcCACAGTGGTgacaaaatttaagaaattcaaataaattttgaaatatttgggTTTAAGACGTAGacctttaataataataaaaggcAAAACAAATTGTTATGCTTAGACTAAGATTCTCAACGATGTGCTTGATTGAAGATGCTCATACCgcataaataaactaaaatgaatggtagaaaacataaattgaaTTAATGTATGGTGAAGAATTTTTCTCAACCCACCCCGTGTTTCATTTCTATTCccaatattttcatttttgtctttGGTTAAAAAAACTTGAACATGTTATCcgaattttgaacaaaaaaaaaaacttcggaaaATGCGCACCGAAGTTTTTAACCaagggaaaaattgaaaaaatgaggggtagaaaagaaacatgaggtgggaagagaaaaattccaTGGTGAATCTCACTCCTTGCCAGAAAATGGATCAAAACATAAGGGCCAAAGTGAAACAGCCCATATATCTTGAGTCCACCCACCATTGGGTAAATTGCTTTTTTCGCCCCCATGTTCCTCttaaaccccccaaaaatcccaaaataaccttgaatttggGGGGTTTAGGAAGCTATGGATCTTAGGATCCGAAATATATTATGTTTGGTTCGTGGGATCCGAAACAAGCCAATTATAGATGGGAACAcgtttgggggggggggggggggcgaaAATTGTGCTTATACGTTGGTTTGGAGTCTACAATCCAAAACCAATTATGTTTggattctgcgaaccgaaatggtcacgaaaatcacaggtttggatcctgcgaaccgaaatcacgaaaatcacaggtttggatcctgcgaaccgaaatggtcactaAAATTACAGCTTTGGAgtgtacagtccaaaatcaagttttctgcagaaaatttttacagttt encodes:
- the LOC123924579 gene encoding transcriptional regulator STERILE APETALA-like gives rise to the protein MSSSSSSSSSSSSPLSSLQQPSSSITPSNVVDIPGPSNTNNDDEFEAPSSSRQRAMNEVWLEPVVEALATQVAIDASHYHGRLSAASALAIIFQVCSTWREVSRSDLLWQRLTRRIWRRTYRLRDTWQLEYIYWHRTARNFTTGRHALVVPQYDPGDHHQALICRCLTLSDTHLACGFVDGTVRLFNLNTGAHITTFWSNHGHLFGPFSQSISGIVITNSSLVFARLDGDIYMSLINGPRPIPGPIPARRAIIGDVVNNGVLVEFAGCNRFWIGLFAGHAGGAFQIWDAQTEQRIFVGGSLTDPESVQGWHMLTELVEPVGRVRVTEREFVVACTTSRLVCFNLRNPEILLRDMGSTTGFMVSSLDISHEVFVVVERNGVGTVRRVGNFERVSRFRLRGSWLRGLLVCMNLGYVITYSSGSGLLRVWDIHEPTARLCITIAVRDDGGEQGHVHGNSMVANQTHVAISSNDSSIHLLDFSVQ